Proteins found in one Channa argus isolate prfri chromosome 7, Channa argus male v1.0, whole genome shotgun sequence genomic segment:
- the LOC137130497 gene encoding thioredoxin-interacting protein-like isoform X2: MVNVDSHSHTRTRTHTLMAVAAMQCAHLTNQEQLDVLAKDTSTCNRNWGSNHCCGQLPYQLNYSCPRFIPDLSDSDGCFLLQPGKTYSWTFGFELPPPGRLVSSYKGKFGSVRYYVRAVVGQPSQPALQCEREFEVEEPLDVNRPDLLAPAAASKQKNITCMFIPDGQVSISAQIDRKGFCEGEDITINAKFENTCSRIVVPKAAIVSRQTYLVDGYAKVQRQKLSVVRGNHIISGMCDMWQGKTIRVPKLKPSLLGCDIIKVDYAVMIYLHIPGSEKLILELPFFIGTIPLSGVGSRTNSMSSQAGTLGSQARSMSSWASLPSAPPSYSNIHRDLRVDGPQTPLLYNYDGGEDDDDEGGLFMSAPIMYYPPPPAYSEVDQDSVNPPQVLQVF; the protein is encoded by the exons atggtaaatgttgattcccattcacacacacgcacacgcactcacacactgatggcggtggctgccatgcaatgtgctcacctgaccaaccaggagcaacttgaTGTCTtggccaaggacacttcgacatgtaaccgcaactggggatcgaaccactgctgtggacaactgccttaccaactgaactacagctgcCCCAGGTTTATCCCTGACCTTTCTG ACTCTGATGGCTGCTTCCTGCTCCAACCCGGGAAAACCTACAGCTGGACGTTTGGTTTTGAGCTGCCACCACCGGG GCGCCTGGTATCATCGTACAAAGGAAAGTTCGGCTCTGTCCGTTACTATGTTCGTGCTGTGGTAGGGCAACCTTCCCAGCCGGCTTTGCAGTGTGAGCGGGAGTTTGAGGTGGAGGAGCCGCTAGATGTGAACCGACCCGATCTGCTg GCTCCGGCTGCAGCCTCCAAACAAAAGAACATCACCTGTATGTTCATCCCTGATGGTCAGGTATCCATCAGCGCTCAGATCGACAGGAAGGGATTCTGCGAGGGGGAAGACATTACAATCAACGCCAAGTTCGAGAACACGTGTTCCCGTATTGTGGTTCCAAAAGCTGCCATTGTCTCCAGACAAACCTACCTGGTCGACGGATACGCCAAA GTGCAGCGTCAGAAACTGTCGGTGGTTCGAGGAAACCACATCATCTCAGGGATGTGCGACATGTGGCAGGGAAAGACCATCAGGGTCCCCAAGCTGAAGCCCTCGCTGCTAGGCTGTGACATCATCAAGGTGGACTACGCAGTCATG ATCTACCTGCACATTCCGGGCAGTGAAAAACTGATCCTGGAGCTGCCCTTCTTCATTGGCACCATCCCACTTAGTGGCGTCGGCAGCAGGACCAACAGCATGAGCAGCCAGGCTGGTACCCTGGGAAGTCAGGCCAGGTCCATGAGCAGCTGGGCCTCGCTCCCCTCTGCCCCCCCAAGCTACAGTAATATCCACAGAGACCTAAGAGTGGATGGCCCCCAGACACCATTGCTCTACAACTACGATGGCGGCgaggatgatgatgacgaaGGGGGGCTCTTTATGAGCGCACCTATAATGTACTACCCCCCTCCCCCCGCGTACAGTGAG GTGGATCAGGACTCTGTAAACCCTCCTCAGGTTCTTCAGGTCTTCTGA
- the LOC137130497 gene encoding thioredoxin-interacting protein-like isoform X1 translates to MVLSTGNKLRLFQLFFSDPVRPFYSSGDKVSGTVQLEAAQRYRVTGLRITAAGCARVEHRGGKNRRSRCQEVEYLKYEEELRLEELLSKDSDGCFLLQPGKTYSWTFGFELPPPGRLVSSYKGKFGSVRYYVRAVVGQPSQPALQCEREFEVEEPLDVNRPDLLAPAAASKQKNITCMFIPDGQVSISAQIDRKGFCEGEDITINAKFENTCSRIVVPKAAIVSRQTYLVDGYAKVQRQKLSVVRGNHIISGMCDMWQGKTIRVPKLKPSLLGCDIIKVDYAVMIYLHIPGSEKLILELPFFIGTIPLSGVGSRTNSMSSQAGTLGSQARSMSSWASLPSAPPSYSNIHRDLRVDGPQTPLLYNYDGGEDDDDEGGLFMSAPIMYYPPPPAYSEVDQDSVNPPQVLQVF, encoded by the exons ATGGTTCTGTCCACGGGTAACAAGCTCCGACTCTTCCAGCTGTTCTTCTCCGACCCCGTCCGCCCCTTCTATAGCAGCGGGGACAAAGTGTCCGGGACCGTGCAACTGGAAGCGGCTCAGCGCTATAGAGTCACCGGCCTCCGAATCACCGCCGCCGGCTGCGCCCGCGTGGAACACCGCGGCGGGAAGAACCGCAGGAGTCGCTGCCAGGAGGTGGAGTACCTGAAGTACGAGGAGGAGCTTCGGCTGGAGGAGCTGCTGAGTAAAG ACTCTGATGGCTGCTTCCTGCTCCAACCCGGGAAAACCTACAGCTGGACGTTTGGTTTTGAGCTGCCACCACCGGG GCGCCTGGTATCATCGTACAAAGGAAAGTTCGGCTCTGTCCGTTACTATGTTCGTGCTGTGGTAGGGCAACCTTCCCAGCCGGCTTTGCAGTGTGAGCGGGAGTTTGAGGTGGAGGAGCCGCTAGATGTGAACCGACCCGATCTGCTg GCTCCGGCTGCAGCCTCCAAACAAAAGAACATCACCTGTATGTTCATCCCTGATGGTCAGGTATCCATCAGCGCTCAGATCGACAGGAAGGGATTCTGCGAGGGGGAAGACATTACAATCAACGCCAAGTTCGAGAACACGTGTTCCCGTATTGTGGTTCCAAAAGCTGCCATTGTCTCCAGACAAACCTACCTGGTCGACGGATACGCCAAA GTGCAGCGTCAGAAACTGTCGGTGGTTCGAGGAAACCACATCATCTCAGGGATGTGCGACATGTGGCAGGGAAAGACCATCAGGGTCCCCAAGCTGAAGCCCTCGCTGCTAGGCTGTGACATCATCAAGGTGGACTACGCAGTCATG ATCTACCTGCACATTCCGGGCAGTGAAAAACTGATCCTGGAGCTGCCCTTCTTCATTGGCACCATCCCACTTAGTGGCGTCGGCAGCAGGACCAACAGCATGAGCAGCCAGGCTGGTACCCTGGGAAGTCAGGCCAGGTCCATGAGCAGCTGGGCCTCGCTCCCCTCTGCCCCCCCAAGCTACAGTAATATCCACAGAGACCTAAGAGTGGATGGCCCCCAGACACCATTGCTCTACAACTACGATGGCGGCgaggatgatgatgacgaaGGGGGGCTCTTTATGAGCGCACCTATAATGTACTACCCCCCTCCCCCCGCGTACAGTGAG GTGGATCAGGACTCTGTAAACCCTCCTCAGGTTCTTCAGGTCTTCTGA
- the bnipl gene encoding bcl-2/adenovirus E1B 19 kDa-interacting protein 2-like protein isoform X5 produces the protein MNQHTDRYTENRAPVVASGPLNIQGMELREEWQDDGFPRPLPEDCGSPEETQIPPEGGQQPGTPDDTPSLDINLEALETPSDSETGTLPDSTHELEWEDDLPRIGRGGAVGVLRSPVDQSEGLMELDQVDSRGRRWRRFCISGQEYHVNMSVLEPYLQVLSHGGYYGDGMNAIILFTSCYLPENTVEDYDYVMDNIFRYIVGTLDLMVSENYLLVYLCAMAPRNKLPAIKWLHQCYTSIDRRCVMCACRLKKDLKGLLVVHPAWYIKALVTLVKPFISEKFSRKIRFVQSLQQLSQIIPTDRLQIPDAIRQFDEKLNR, from the exons ATGAATCAGCACACGGACAGGTACACAGAGAACAG GGCTCCTGTAGTGGCTTCGGGTCCCCTCAACATCCAGGGCATGGAGCTTAGAGAGGAGTGGCAGGACGATGGCTTCCCCAG GCCTCTCCCAGAGGATTGTGGGAGTCCAGAAGAGACACAGATCCCACCAGAAGGGGGGCAGCAACCAG GGACGCCGGATGATACGCCTTCCCTGGACATTAACCTGGAGGCTCTGGAGACACCTTCTGACAGCGAGACAGGAACTCTGCCGGACAGCACCCATGAACTAGAGTGGGAGG atgatCTCCCCCGGATAGGAAGGGGTGGGGCTGTGGGGGTGCTGAGGAGTCCAGTGGACCAATCAGAGGGTCTGATGGAGCTGGACCAGGTAGACAGTAGGGGACGCCGTTGGAGGAGGTTCTGTATTTCTGGACAGGAATATCATGTAAACATGAGTGTCCTGGAGCCGTACCTGCAGGTCTTGTCTCATGGAG GATACTATGGAGATGGGATGAACGCCATCATTCTGTTCACTTCCTGTTACCTGCCGGAGAACACAGTGGAGGACTATGACTACGTCATGGACAACATTTTCAG gtacATCGTGGGAACATTGGACCTGATGGTCTCAGAGAACTACCTGCTGGTCTACCTGTGTGCCATGGCTCCTAGGAACAAGCTGCCGGCCATCAAATGGCTGCATCAGTGCTACACCTCCATTGACAGAAG GTGTGTGATGTGTGCCTGCAGGTTGAAGAAGGACCTGAAGGGGCTACTTGTGGTCCATCCTGCCTGGTACATCAAAGCTCTCGTCACATTGGTCAAACCCTTTATCAG TGAGAAGTTCAGCAGGAAGATCCGATTCGTTCAGAGCCTTCAGCAGCTCTCTCAGATCATCCCCACAGACAGACTGCAGATCCCAGATGCCATACGCCA GTTCGATGAGAAGTTGAACAGATGA
- the bnipl gene encoding bcl-2/adenovirus E1B 19 kDa-interacting protein 2-like protein isoform X1, with the protein MNQHTDRYTENRAPVVASGPLNIQGMELREEWQDDGFPRPLPEDCGSPEETQIPPEGGQQPAPSTSLALSGATGGRTKKRLVAPSLSLTLSHRDSHNLSHDGFSAAALSGTPDDTPSLDINLEALETPSDSETGTLPDSTHELEWEDDLPRIGRGGAVGVLRSPVDQSEGLMELDQVDSRGRRWRRFCISGQEYHVNMSVLEPYLQVLSHGGYYGDGMNAIILFTSCYLPENTVEDYDYVMDNIFRYIVGTLDLMVSENYLLVYLCAMAPRNKLPAIKWLHQCYTSIDRRCVMCACRLKKDLKGLLVVHPAWYIKALVTLVKPFISEKFSRKIRFVQSLQQLSQIIPTDRLQIPDAIRQFDEKLNR; encoded by the exons ATGAATCAGCACACGGACAGGTACACAGAGAACAG GGCTCCTGTAGTGGCTTCGGGTCCCCTCAACATCCAGGGCATGGAGCTTAGAGAGGAGTGGCAGGACGATGGCTTCCCCAG GCCTCTCCCAGAGGATTGTGGGAGTCCAGAAGAGACACAGATCCCACCAGAAGGGGGGCAGCAACCAG CCCCATCTACTAGTCTTGCCCTATCAGGAGCCACTGGTGGCAGGACTAAGAAGCGTCTGGTGGCCCCATCTCTCAGTCTGACTCTGAGCCACAGAGACTCTCACAACCTGAGTCACGATGGATTCTCTGCCGCCGCTTTGTCAGGGACGCCGGATGATACGCCTTCCCTGGACATTAACCTGGAGGCTCTGGAGACACCTTCTGACAGCGAGACAGGAACTCTGCCGGACAGCACCCATGAACTAGAGTGGGAGG atgatCTCCCCCGGATAGGAAGGGGTGGGGCTGTGGGGGTGCTGAGGAGTCCAGTGGACCAATCAGAGGGTCTGATGGAGCTGGACCAGGTAGACAGTAGGGGACGCCGTTGGAGGAGGTTCTGTATTTCTGGACAGGAATATCATGTAAACATGAGTGTCCTGGAGCCGTACCTGCAGGTCTTGTCTCATGGAG GATACTATGGAGATGGGATGAACGCCATCATTCTGTTCACTTCCTGTTACCTGCCGGAGAACACAGTGGAGGACTATGACTACGTCATGGACAACATTTTCAG gtacATCGTGGGAACATTGGACCTGATGGTCTCAGAGAACTACCTGCTGGTCTACCTGTGTGCCATGGCTCCTAGGAACAAGCTGCCGGCCATCAAATGGCTGCATCAGTGCTACACCTCCATTGACAGAAG GTGTGTGATGTGTGCCTGCAGGTTGAAGAAGGACCTGAAGGGGCTACTTGTGGTCCATCCTGCCTGGTACATCAAAGCTCTCGTCACATTGGTCAAACCCTTTATCAG TGAGAAGTTCAGCAGGAAGATCCGATTCGTTCAGAGCCTTCAGCAGCTCTCTCAGATCATCCCCACAGACAGACTGCAGATCCCAGATGCCATACGCCA GTTCGATGAGAAGTTGAACAGATGA
- the bnipl gene encoding bcl-2/adenovirus E1B 19 kDa-interacting protein 2-like protein isoform X2, translating into MNQHTDRYTENRAPVVASGPLNIQGMELREEWQDDGFPRPLPEDCGSPEETQIPPEGGQQPAPSTSLALSGATGGRTKKRLVAPSLSLTLSHRDSHNLSHDGFSAAALSGTPDDTPSLDINLEALETPSDSETGTLPDSTHELEWEDDLPRIGRGGAVGVLRSPVDQSEGLMELDQVDSRGRRWRRFCISGQEYHVNMSVLEPYLQVLSHGGYYGDGMNAIILFTSCYLPENTVEDYDYVMDNIFRYIVGTLDLMVSENYLLVYLCAMAPRNKLPAIKWLHQCYTSIDRRLKKDLKGLLVVHPAWYIKALVTLVKPFISEKFSRKIRFVQSLQQLSQIIPTDRLQIPDAIRQFDEKLNR; encoded by the exons ATGAATCAGCACACGGACAGGTACACAGAGAACAG GGCTCCTGTAGTGGCTTCGGGTCCCCTCAACATCCAGGGCATGGAGCTTAGAGAGGAGTGGCAGGACGATGGCTTCCCCAG GCCTCTCCCAGAGGATTGTGGGAGTCCAGAAGAGACACAGATCCCACCAGAAGGGGGGCAGCAACCAG CCCCATCTACTAGTCTTGCCCTATCAGGAGCCACTGGTGGCAGGACTAAGAAGCGTCTGGTGGCCCCATCTCTCAGTCTGACTCTGAGCCACAGAGACTCTCACAACCTGAGTCACGATGGATTCTCTGCCGCCGCTTTGTCAGGGACGCCGGATGATACGCCTTCCCTGGACATTAACCTGGAGGCTCTGGAGACACCTTCTGACAGCGAGACAGGAACTCTGCCGGACAGCACCCATGAACTAGAGTGGGAGG atgatCTCCCCCGGATAGGAAGGGGTGGGGCTGTGGGGGTGCTGAGGAGTCCAGTGGACCAATCAGAGGGTCTGATGGAGCTGGACCAGGTAGACAGTAGGGGACGCCGTTGGAGGAGGTTCTGTATTTCTGGACAGGAATATCATGTAAACATGAGTGTCCTGGAGCCGTACCTGCAGGTCTTGTCTCATGGAG GATACTATGGAGATGGGATGAACGCCATCATTCTGTTCACTTCCTGTTACCTGCCGGAGAACACAGTGGAGGACTATGACTACGTCATGGACAACATTTTCAG gtacATCGTGGGAACATTGGACCTGATGGTCTCAGAGAACTACCTGCTGGTCTACCTGTGTGCCATGGCTCCTAGGAACAAGCTGCCGGCCATCAAATGGCTGCATCAGTGCTACACCTCCATTGACAGAAG GTTGAAGAAGGACCTGAAGGGGCTACTTGTGGTCCATCCTGCCTGGTACATCAAAGCTCTCGTCACATTGGTCAAACCCTTTATCAG TGAGAAGTTCAGCAGGAAGATCCGATTCGTTCAGAGCCTTCAGCAGCTCTCTCAGATCATCCCCACAGACAGACTGCAGATCCCAGATGCCATACGCCA GTTCGATGAGAAGTTGAACAGATGA
- the bnipl gene encoding bcl-2/adenovirus E1B 19 kDa-interacting protein 2-like protein isoform X3, producing the protein MNQHTDRYTENRAPVVASGPLNIQGMELREEWQDDGFPRPLPEDCGSPEETQIPPEGGQQPAPSTSLALSGATGGRTKKRLVAPSLSLTLSHRDSHNLSHDGFSAAALSGTPDDTPSLDINLEALETPSDSETGTLPDSTHELEWEDDLPRIGRGGAVGVLRSPVDQSEGLMELDQVDSRGRRWRRFCISGQEYHVNMSVLEPYLQVLSHGGYYGDGMNAIILFTSCYLPENTVEDYDYVMDNIFRYIVGTLDLMVSENYLLVYLCAMAPRNKLPAIKWLHQCYTSIDRRCVMCACRLKKDLKGLLVVHPAWYIKALVTLVKPFIRWFSVTCTVPGLETSK; encoded by the exons ATGAATCAGCACACGGACAGGTACACAGAGAACAG GGCTCCTGTAGTGGCTTCGGGTCCCCTCAACATCCAGGGCATGGAGCTTAGAGAGGAGTGGCAGGACGATGGCTTCCCCAG GCCTCTCCCAGAGGATTGTGGGAGTCCAGAAGAGACACAGATCCCACCAGAAGGGGGGCAGCAACCAG CCCCATCTACTAGTCTTGCCCTATCAGGAGCCACTGGTGGCAGGACTAAGAAGCGTCTGGTGGCCCCATCTCTCAGTCTGACTCTGAGCCACAGAGACTCTCACAACCTGAGTCACGATGGATTCTCTGCCGCCGCTTTGTCAGGGACGCCGGATGATACGCCTTCCCTGGACATTAACCTGGAGGCTCTGGAGACACCTTCTGACAGCGAGACAGGAACTCTGCCGGACAGCACCCATGAACTAGAGTGGGAGG atgatCTCCCCCGGATAGGAAGGGGTGGGGCTGTGGGGGTGCTGAGGAGTCCAGTGGACCAATCAGAGGGTCTGATGGAGCTGGACCAGGTAGACAGTAGGGGACGCCGTTGGAGGAGGTTCTGTATTTCTGGACAGGAATATCATGTAAACATGAGTGTCCTGGAGCCGTACCTGCAGGTCTTGTCTCATGGAG GATACTATGGAGATGGGATGAACGCCATCATTCTGTTCACTTCCTGTTACCTGCCGGAGAACACAGTGGAGGACTATGACTACGTCATGGACAACATTTTCAG gtacATCGTGGGAACATTGGACCTGATGGTCTCAGAGAACTACCTGCTGGTCTACCTGTGTGCCATGGCTCCTAGGAACAAGCTGCCGGCCATCAAATGGCTGCATCAGTGCTACACCTCCATTGACAGAAG GTGTGTGATGTGTGCCTGCAGGTTGAAGAAGGACCTGAAGGGGCTACTTGTGGTCCATCCTGCCTGGTACATCAAAGCTCTCGTCACATTGGTCAAACCCTTTATCAG ATGGTTTAGTGTGACCTGCACTGTGCCTGGACTGGAAACCTCTAAATGA
- the bnipl gene encoding bcl-2/adenovirus E1B 19 kDa-interacting protein 2-like protein isoform X4, with translation MNQHTDRYTENRAPVVASGPLNIQGMELREEWQDDGFPRPLPEDCGSPEETQIPPEGGQQPAPSTSLALSGATGGRTKKRLVAPSLSLTLSHRDSHNLSHDGFSAAALSGTPDDTPSLDINLEALETPSDSETGTLPDSTHELEWEDDLPRIGRGGAVGVLRSPVDQSEGLMELDQVDSRGRRWRRFCISGQEYHVNMSVLEPYLQVLSHGGYYGDGMNAIILFTSCYLPENTVEDYDYVMDNIFRYIVGTLDLMVSENYLLVYLCAMAPRNKLPAIKWLHQCYTSIDRRLKKDLKGLLVVHPAWYIKALVTLVKPFIRWFSVTCTVPGLETSK, from the exons ATGAATCAGCACACGGACAGGTACACAGAGAACAG GGCTCCTGTAGTGGCTTCGGGTCCCCTCAACATCCAGGGCATGGAGCTTAGAGAGGAGTGGCAGGACGATGGCTTCCCCAG GCCTCTCCCAGAGGATTGTGGGAGTCCAGAAGAGACACAGATCCCACCAGAAGGGGGGCAGCAACCAG CCCCATCTACTAGTCTTGCCCTATCAGGAGCCACTGGTGGCAGGACTAAGAAGCGTCTGGTGGCCCCATCTCTCAGTCTGACTCTGAGCCACAGAGACTCTCACAACCTGAGTCACGATGGATTCTCTGCCGCCGCTTTGTCAGGGACGCCGGATGATACGCCTTCCCTGGACATTAACCTGGAGGCTCTGGAGACACCTTCTGACAGCGAGACAGGAACTCTGCCGGACAGCACCCATGAACTAGAGTGGGAGG atgatCTCCCCCGGATAGGAAGGGGTGGGGCTGTGGGGGTGCTGAGGAGTCCAGTGGACCAATCAGAGGGTCTGATGGAGCTGGACCAGGTAGACAGTAGGGGACGCCGTTGGAGGAGGTTCTGTATTTCTGGACAGGAATATCATGTAAACATGAGTGTCCTGGAGCCGTACCTGCAGGTCTTGTCTCATGGAG GATACTATGGAGATGGGATGAACGCCATCATTCTGTTCACTTCCTGTTACCTGCCGGAGAACACAGTGGAGGACTATGACTACGTCATGGACAACATTTTCAG gtacATCGTGGGAACATTGGACCTGATGGTCTCAGAGAACTACCTGCTGGTCTACCTGTGTGCCATGGCTCCTAGGAACAAGCTGCCGGCCATCAAATGGCTGCATCAGTGCTACACCTCCATTGACAGAAG GTTGAAGAAGGACCTGAAGGGGCTACTTGTGGTCCATCCTGCCTGGTACATCAAAGCTCTCGTCACATTGGTCAAACCCTTTATCAG ATGGTTTAGTGTGACCTGCACTGTGCCTGGACTGGAAACCTCTAAATGA